CACCTCTACATCTAGTTCAGCTACCGCGCCCAGCACTACTCCTGAAACGAGCGCCAGCCCCTCCCAGAGCGCTTCGAGTGCGCCGAGTTCAGCCAGTGCTGCGACGAGTTCGAGTGGACAGAGCAGTGCTGCCAATCCGAGCGGTCAAAGTTCCGCTGCGACTGCGCCGACCAATTCGAGCACAACTCCTTCGTCGAGTTCGACAACTCCTAGCTCGACCTCAGGCGAAGCAGCAAATATGACAGCGACTCAAAGCAGCTCAGCTTCCGCCGCACCTGGCGCAAGCTCTGCTAGTGGAGCGCCCACAACCCCCAGCGCGAGCACCAGCGCCTCGGGAGTTCCCAGCAATCGGAGCGTTGGAGCGAGTGCCTCAACGAATTCGGCAGTCGGACAGAATCCGTCGAGCGCACCGCAGGCGAATACTGCGAGCCAAGGCAATGTAGCCAGCCAGACATCTACTTCTGCGACGCAATCAACTAGTCCGAGCTCGAGCACGACAGGTGGTGTCACCGGCGCGGCGACTGCGAGCGCGCCCAGTGCCTCTCAGTCTGGAACTACTTCGAGCACCATCGGCTCCAATACTGGCGTGAGCAGCAATGCTGGCGCTGCAGCCGGTACGCCTGGCAGCAGCACAACTGGAGTTGGAGTCAACGACACAGCAACTCTCCAAAATCAAATCCAGAATGCACTGCAAAATGAACCTACTCTGCGCAACGACAACCTCAATGTGAACGTGACTGACAGCACCATCGAGTTGAGCGGGACAGTTCAAACCAGCAAGGAAAAACAGACGGCACAACGCATTGCCAGCTCATTTGCAGGAAACCGGCGTGTTCGCGATCGCATCACGCTGAGCGGCAAAGGCACGGCCTCGAACAGCTCAAGCTCGAACAACCTGGGCGTTAATCCAGCCGGCAACCAGAACAATCCGAACAACCCAAACCAGCAAAACCAGAACTCAAACGACGCCAAGACACGCGGGGATGCGTCGACTAATCCTCGCTAGACTACATGTAGAAACACAGAGAAGGCGGCCCCCATGGCCGCCTTTTCGTTTACGTGGTTCCCGCCGAGGGTGGGTATTCGACAGCGATGTTACGGCTGCTGGGGTCGGGACGGCGGCTCCCAACCACATAATCGTGCTTTGCGCATGTAAGTAGCGCAAGTTTGCGCGCACACGATCAATCCGATAGCCTCGATCTAAATGGGTTCAGAGCATCATCGCGTGAGTCTCCACTTACCCGACGGCTCATTTCGCGAATTGCTGGTCCGAGAAGATCAGCACATCTGGGATGCGGCTCACGCCGTAGGAGTTGAACTACCTTCGATCTGTCATCAGGGGCGGTGCCTCACCTGCGCAGGACGACTACTCGAACCAGGCGACTTTGATGCAAGCGACGCAGTTGCCTATTTCCGTGAGGATCGAGCTGCCGGATTCATCCTTCTGTGCACCGCGTTCCCTCGTTCCGATTTGGAAATTAGAACGCACCAGCAGTTGCTCATGCGTCAGCACCGCCGAGCCTTGGGGTTACCAGCTCCATACTCAGGTGTAAGTGATGCGGGCTAAAAGGGCATTCGGCTGTCGCTTTCGGCCAGTGCACAATGCATGACTCGCCCTTACAAAGTATTCAAAAGGGCCTCAGGCTAAGAGGCTCGGAATGGACAAGGTTTCATGAGACTCTTTAGCCGAGCGCGCTCTTATACACTTGTTTGTTCCTTCAATGCTCTCTCCTGCTGAAACTCTGAACCAACGCGCACCATCCCTAACGACCTTCGTCGGCCACGTTCGTTCCGGCGATGTTCGCGCGCTCGCGCGCGCGATCACCGCGATTGAGAACGATTCGGCACAGGCTTCGCAGTTGATGAAGGCGCTGTTTCCGTACAGCGGAAACGCCACCGTAATCGGGTTGACCGGATCGCCTGGTTCGGGCAAGAGCACGCTGGTCGATCAGCTTGCTCGCGAGTACCGAAAGCAGGAAAAAACCATCGGCATTATTGCTGTCGATCCAACGAGCCCTTACACCGGGGGAGCCATTCTCGGCGACCGCATTCGCATGCAGGCGCATCATGCCGACAACGCTATCTACATCCGCAGCATGGCCACCCGCGGATTTCTCGGCGGGCTTGCTCCTGCGACTGCCGATGTCGCAACTCTGCTCGACGCTGCCGGGAAAGAAATCGTCTTTATCGAGACTGTCGGCGTAGGCCAGGACGAAATTGATATCGTCCGGCTGGCCGATGTCACCGTGGTCATTCTTGTTCCCGGGATGGGAGACGACGTTCAGACAATCAAAGCGGGAATTATGGAGATCGCCGACATCTTTGTGATTAACAAGAGCGATCGTGAAGGCGCGGAGCGCGTGGAGCGAGAGATCCGCGCCATGCAGACGCTTGACATCCGCCACGATGATTGGACGCCTCCGATTGTGAAAACCGTCGCCAGCGACGGGAACGGCGTCCCCGATTTGGTGAAGGCGATCGCATCATATCGCCAGTACCTCAAAAGAAAAGACCTGATGCTGCGCAAAAAGGTCAGCAACTGGCGGGAGCGCTTGGTTGAGATGCTGCGCAAAGCGCTGCTCGATCGCATGATCCGCGAGCAGCTCGATCCCGAGCATCTGAATCAATACGCCCGGGAGATCGCTGAGCACAAGCGGGATCCTTATTCCTTAGTAGAGGAGCTGGTCACGAACTTTGGAGCAAAGCATGTTTAAGGTCGATCATCTGGGCATCGCGGTGAAGAGTATTGCAGAGGCTCGCAAGTTTTACGAGAAGCTTGGCATGAAGGTTGTTAGCGAGGAAGTTATCGAGGACGAAAAAGTACGCGCAGCGATGGTGCCCGCGGGCGAAAGCCGGCTGGAACTTCTTCAAGGAACCTCCGAAGACTCGGTAATTAGTAAATTCATCGCCAAGCGTGGTGAGGGATTGCATCACGTCGCCATCCACGTGAACGACATCTCGGCAACCTTCGAAGACCTGAAACGCAAAGGTGTCCGCCTCATCTCGGACGAAATCAAAATCGGCGCCGGCGGACACCTTTACATCTTCGTGCATCCCTCTGCTAGTGGAGGCGTATTGCTCGAGCTCTGCCAGGATCCCATCTCTGCGGTCTGACATGCTGCTGCTCGCTCTCGATACTTCGGGAAGGCAAGGCGGGGTTACCCTGGCGCGCGGCGCAGGCGGGCAGGTCGAAATCATCGAATCGGCATCGATTCAAGGTGGGACATTTTCGGCAGAACTCGTTCCGCAGATCTCCGATATTTTGCGCCGGTACCAATTAACTCCCCAGCAGCTTCAAGGGTTGGTGGCCGTCACGGGCCCCGGTTCATTCACTGGCTTGCGCGTGGGGCTCACGGCCGTTAAGGCATTGGCTGAGGCGTTAACAATTCCTATCGCTGCTGTGACTTCTTTGGAGTTGTTGCTTGAAGTGACAGGCATTGAAATGGGGGCGATGGCCGTGCTTGATGCTGGGCGAGGTGAGCTCTACGTCGCAGTTTGGAACGGAACTCGCGAAGAGATGCTGCTGTCGTTGGACGAAGCTCTTGCCCTGGCGAGATCGCATAATCTGCGCGTGCTGGCTGCCGAGACGAACATCGCGGCGAAGTTTGACCAAGCAATATTAGCGACTTACTGCAGCACCGAGGTAGCAGCGAGGATTGGATATTCCAAACTGCTTGGTGGAGAAACAATCGATGTCCTCGTGCTGGATGCTAACTACATTCGCCGGTCGGAAGCTGAGTACATGCAAAAGATGAGGAAGTAAATGCTTCGTACTCCGAATCACAACCCACTCGCCTTAGTTCCGGGGCACAAGTTCGCCAGGTCAGTCTGCAAGGATCTTTGAAGGGGCACGGCTTCAGCGAAGCGAAGCCATACCCCTTCAAAATCGATTCCTTTGAGCTTATCTTTGTTCCCGATTCTATTCAGTCTCCTGAGAGATCAGTTAATGAAACCCACTCGCGAACCTTTCCCAGCCATGCCGACCACTTACTCGGTTGGTTCACAAACGTTCCAGCGACGGATGTACTTCCAGAATGAACGGTGGGCGCGGCTGTTTATCGAGACGCTGTATCACTATCGGCAAACAGGCATCTTCAAATTGCATGCGTTCGTCGTCATGCCTGAACACTTCCACATTCTGCTTACGCCTTCAACAACTCTCGAACGAACAGTTCAATATCTAAAAGGGGGCTTTTCTCGAAAAGCGAGATTGAAATTTCATTGGAAATTCCCGATTTGGCAGAACAGTTTCACCGATCATCGAATTCGGGATGCCGTTGATTGCGATAATCACATTCAGTACATCTATCTGAATCCGATTAGAAGAAAACTCTGTGGTGTGGCGTCAGAGTATCCGTACTCTTCCGCTCATTCCGGCTTTGAGCTCGACGAACCCCCGCAGCGGCTAAAGCCGGAGTGGGGGGCGAGTTCCTGCGGCACGGCTCTGCACCCCGAATGCTGTGCCCCTTCAGAATCGGAACAGCCGAATACAAAGCAAACAGGAGTTCAGAGTTCCGCTGTACGTGTCGGCAAGAGCCAAACTAACTCGCTTTGCGATACACGCTTCGATACCCTCGAAACCGTAAAGATCATTCCAGCGAAAGCATCCGCAATACCGTTCATCCTTTCAGTCCAGCGCGCCTGTCCTGCTGCTTCTCAGTGGAAGCCAACCGACTACACGGCGGCTATTGCCCAACCTGATCGTCTGGTCCTAATCGCCGAGAAGGACTCCAAAATTCTCGGCTTCGCGGTTGTTTATACTGGAATTCCGGAATGGGAACTCGAAAATGTGGCTGTCGCTCCGGATTCGCGCAGGAGCGGAATCGGGCGCGCTCTGATGGCCGCGCTTATCAATCTAGCCCGAAAGGCTGGTGCAACCGAAATCCGCCAGGAGATTCGGATATCGAACACGGCTGCACAGAAGCTAGGGCTTTCGGTCGGTTTCATTCAGGAAGGTCGGCGGCCTGACTACTACCGCGATCGGGTGGAAGATGCCTTATTGTTCAAGTACTTACTTGGCCGGCAGTAATGCGGCAGGGGAGCTCGCCAGTACGTTCATAATTCCGCAAAAATCGTTGAACCAGCTCAGGCACTGTGCTACTTTTCATGTCCTGAGGCACATCCAAGATGATGTGTCGGCAGTTCTGGCCAGGAGGTTCAAGGATGGCAACATCCCTCCGCGAAGAGCTTTTGGCCAGCCACGAGGAGTTTCGTAGGCTGGCCGAGGAACACTCACATTATTGTCAACGCCTCGAAGTTCTCACCCACAAGCCGTATCCCTCCACAGAAGAACAACTGGAAGAAGTCAGACTGAAGAAGCTGAAGCTGCGTCTTAAGGACCAGATGGAATCCATCGAGCAGCAGCAGCGTCAGTTGCATCAGGTGGCTTAAGGTCTAGCTGCTGAGCGGCGCGAAAGCAGCTCTCTCGCCGCGAGGGCTATCGGTGTGTTCGGGTCCTTCTAAATCTAAAATTCCAGAACTCCAAGTTTTGCTGGGTTTCCCGCGCGATGCCTGCGAAACCACAACAGTGTGGTCGGCCTTGAATGCGTACTGGAGACGTAGCAGGCTACGCCGCTGGCAGTCGCTCGCCCGATATAATCATTGAATCCCTTATGGTCCGTGACGGCTTCTATTACGGCCTGGGCGCACTCGTGGCCGCTTTGCTCCTGGGTCTCCTCAATTCTTGGCTCGCCTTGCCGCCATTGTTGCTGGGTGGGTTCTTCCTGTGGTTTTTTCGCGATCCGGAGCGTGCCATTCCTGACGGGCCTGGAATCATCGTCTCTCCTGCTGATGGCAAAGTCACCTCGATCTCAGGAGCCCCGGAAGACGGTCGGAAGCAGAGGATCAGCATTTTCCTGAATGTATTTGACGTTCACGTGAACCGATCTCCTATTACCGGGACTATCACGGGCATCTCCTACCAGAAAGGCAAGTTCGGAAATGCGATGTCTGCCGGATCGTCAGACACGAACGAGCAGAATGTTGTCACGGTCGAAGGAGATAACCAGACGGTCGTCTTCAAGCAGATCGCTGGGCTACTTGCGCGCAGAATTATCTTTAATCCTCGAACTGGCGACCGGATCGAGCGCGGCCAGCGCGTTGGACTCATCAAGTTCGGTTCCCGGGTGGACGTGGTGCTGGAAGACACCGTGGACATTCAAGTGAAAGTGGGGGACCACGTCGCCGGGGGTTCGTCTATCCTTGGAGTGCTCCGCGCAGGTCAGAGCCGGGCGGAAGCGGTGTGATGAATCTGGGCAGGCCATTTCGACGGGCAGACGATCCGCAGCAGCCACATCGCATGCGTCGGGGCATGTACGTACTCCCGTCAATCTTTACCGCCGGAAACATCGCCGCAGGCTATTACGCAATCTCACAAGCGATTCAAGGTTCGGCCAGCGCGCCATTCCACTTCGATAACGCGGCCAAAGCGATAGGTTTTGCCGTGCTCTTTGATGGACTCGACGGCCGCATCGCGCGCATGACGAACACGACCAGTGACTTCGGCCGTGAACTGGACTCGCTTGCGGACGTCATCACTTTCGGAGTCGCTCCCGCCATTTTGGCCTGGATTTGGGGATGCCATCAGATTCCTGAACTGTGGCAGCCCGATCTGCGCCACAAGATCATCCAGGCCGGCGCAATCGTGACCTTCCTCTTCGTGATTGCCGGAGCGAGCCGACTGGCACGCTTTAACATCAGCAAAAACCCTCAGCCCAAGAATCCTGGACGGCCCGGCCGCAAATACTTTGTCGGAATGCCGATTCCGGCTGGCGCCGCGATGATCGCCGCGACGGTGCATTTTGGTGATGGCGCTCCGATCGACCGCTGGTGGGAGACCTTGCTGTGGCTAGTCTTCCTTGTGCTGATCTCATACTTGATGGTCAGTACCTGGCGCTTCTGGAGTCCCAAGGGTATCGACTTGCGCACACGGCAGCCGTTCTGGGTTTTTCTGGTCATCTGCGGTTTTCTGGCTCTCCTTTGGTATTACTCGGAGTACGTTCTCTTCGCTCTCGGACTCTTGTATCTCGTTTCGGGAATCATCGCCCGCTTCGCCTATGCTGTGAAGCGAAGGCCCCCTACCGCTCCGAGCTACGAACCTGAATCCGGGGTCGATCTGGCATGAACCGTCCCGCCATTGTCCCTCATGTATTCCGTGTGGCGATTGTCGGTGCTGCCACTCTGAAAGGCCGCGAGCTGAAGGAAGTTCTCGACGAGATGAACTTCCCCGTTGCCGACGTAAAGCTGCTCGATGATGATGAGTCTCTGGGACAACTCGATCAGATCGGCGATGAGGCGACGTTTATCCAGCCGGCTGATCCGGAGCATTTTCGCAATGTCGACTTCGCTTTTTTTGCCTCAGATGCCGCGTTCACTGGCAGGCATTGGCAGAGCGCACTTCAGGCAGGCGCCACGGTTCTTGATCTCTCGTATGCTCTCTACGGGGAACGCAACGTCTCAGCTCGTTCACCGTGGATCGAAAAGGAACTGGAACGTGAATCGGGTCGAGAACCGGGACATGAGGATCTGACCACGACGGCGGTCGTGATTGCGCATCCCGCGGCCAGCGTTCTGGCTTTGCTGCTGCTGCGAGCGCGGAGCGCAGGCAGCATTCAAACAGTGGCTGCAACGGTCTTCGAGCCGGTCTCCGAACAAGGCAAACGCGGCATGGATGAGCTGCACCAGCAAACCGTGAACCTGCTCTCCTTCACGACGTTACCAAAGGAAGTCTTCGACGAGCAGGTTGCCTTCAACATGCTTGGCCGCTTCGGAGAAGGCTCTTCGATTTCTCTCAAGAACATCGAAGCTCGCATTGCCGCGCACTTCGAGGCCATTGTCGGCAAGAGCGTGCCGGTACCTTCGCTGATGCTGGTGCAGGCTCCTACCTTCCACGCACACACGTTTTCCGTCTACATTCAGTTTGACGGCGAGATCAAGGCGTCGGCACTCGCCACGGCGTTGGCTGGGGAGCACGTGACGATCGTCGATCCAGCAGAAGATGGGCCCAGCAACGTAAACGCAGCCGGACAAGGAAACGTACTTGTATCCGTGCGCCGGGACGCCCGCAATGCGAATGGGTTCTGGATTTGGGCGGCGGCTGACAACTTGAAGATTGCTGCGATCAGCGCGGTGGAATGCGCGGCGACGTTGAGCACGATGCGACCTTTGGGGAAGGTACAGTGAAACTTGGTAAAGATGCAGCATATTGCGTCTTTGCGACGAGTTCTGGGCTGCACGCAGCGCTAGAAGCACCGAACAGCTTGGTGGAGACGCAGCATGCTGCGTCTCTATCATCTTTTGCGCATGGCCCAACTCACAAAACAGCAGAGCCCGGGCGCGAAAAGCGCGCGCCAGGGATGACAGTATTCAGTGGAGTGAGCTTTATTGGTGCTCTACTCCTCATGTCCTTCTTCCTTAGCGCCTGCGGCTATCACTCGTCGAGCCACTCGCAAGTCAAACTCCCGTCCGGTATCGACATCATCGCCGTACCCATTTTCATCAACAAAAC
The sequence above is a segment of the Acidobacteriota bacterium genome. Coding sequences within it:
- the pssA gene encoding CDP-diacylglycerol--serine O-phosphatidyltransferase — protein: MYVLPSIFTAGNIAAGYYAISQAIQGSASAPFHFDNAAKAIGFAVLFDGLDGRIARMTNTTSDFGRELDSLADVITFGVAPAILAWIWGCHQIPELWQPDLRHKIIQAGAIVTFLFVIAGASRLARFNISKNPQPKNPGRPGRKYFVGMPIPAGAAMIAATVHFGDGAPIDRWWETLLWLVFLVLISYLMVSTWRFWSPKGIDLRTRQPFWVFLVICGFLALLWYYSEYVLFALGLLYLVSGIIARFAYAVKRRPPTAPSYEPESGVDLA
- a CDS encoding DUF465 domain-containing protein; the encoded protein is MMCRQFWPGGSRMATSLREELLASHEEFRRLAEEHSHYCQRLEVLTHKPYPSTEEQLEEVRLKKLKLRLKDQMESIEQQQRQLHQVA
- a CDS encoding ferredoxin, whose amino-acid sequence is MGSEHHRVSLHLPDGSFRELLVREDQHIWDAAHAVGVELPSICHQGRCLTCAGRLLEPGDFDASDAVAYFREDRAAGFILLCTAFPRSDLEIRTHQQLLMRQHRRALGLPAPYSGVSDAG
- the mce gene encoding methylmalonyl-CoA epimerase, with the translated sequence MFKVDHLGIAVKSIAEARKFYEKLGMKVVSEEVIEDEKVRAAMVPAGESRLELLQGTSEDSVISKFIAKRGEGLHHVAIHVNDISATFEDLKRKGVRLISDEIKIGAGGHLYIFVHPSASGGVLLELCQDPISAV
- a CDS encoding phosphatidylserine decarboxylase family protein, translated to MVRDGFYYGLGALVAALLLGLLNSWLALPPLLLGGFFLWFFRDPERAIPDGPGIIVSPADGKVTSISGAPEDGRKQRISIFLNVFDVHVNRSPITGTITGISYQKGKFGNAMSAGSSDTNEQNVVTVEGDNQTVVFKQIAGLLARRIIFNPRTGDRIERGQRVGLIKFGSRVDVVLEDTVDIQVKVGDHVAGGSSILGVLRAGQSRAEAV
- a CDS encoding methylmalonyl Co-A mutase-associated GTPase MeaB, whose amino-acid sequence is MLSPAETLNQRAPSLTTFVGHVRSGDVRALARAITAIENDSAQASQLMKALFPYSGNATVIGLTGSPGSGKSTLVDQLAREYRKQEKTIGIIAVDPTSPYTGGAILGDRIRMQAHHADNAIYIRSMATRGFLGGLAPATADVATLLDAAGKEIVFIETVGVGQDEIDIVRLADVTVVILVPGMGDDVQTIKAGIMEIADIFVINKSDREGAERVEREIRAMQTLDIRHDDWTPPIVKTVASDGNGVPDLVKAIASYRQYLKRKDLMLRKKVSNWRERLVEMLRKALLDRMIREQLDPEHLNQYAREIAEHKRDPYSLVEELVTNFGAKHV
- the rimI gene encoding ribosomal-protein-alanine N-acetyltransferase, encoding MKPTREPFPAMPTTYSVGSQTFQRRMYFQNERWARLFIETLYHYRQTGIFKLHAFVVMPEHFHILLTPSTTLERTVQYLKGGFSRKARLKFHWKFPIWQNSFTDHRIRDAVDCDNHIQYIYLNPIRRKLCGVASEYPYSSAHSGFELDEPPQRLKPEWGASSCGTALHPECCAPSESEQPNTKQTGVQSSAVRVGKSQTNSLCDTRFDTLETVKIIPAKASAIPFILSVQRACPAASQWKPTDYTAAIAQPDRLVLIAEKDSKILGFAVVYTGIPEWELENVAVAPDSRRSGIGRALMAALINLARKAGATEIRQEIRISNTAAQKLGLSVGFIQEGRRPDYYRDRVEDALLFKYLLGRQ
- a CDS encoding segregation protein B — its product is MNRPAIVPHVFRVAIVGAATLKGRELKEVLDEMNFPVADVKLLDDDESLGQLDQIGDEATFIQPADPEHFRNVDFAFFASDAAFTGRHWQSALQAGATVLDLSYALYGERNVSARSPWIEKELERESGREPGHEDLTTTAVVIAHPAASVLALLLLRARSAGSIQTVAATVFEPVSEQGKRGMDELHQQTVNLLSFTTLPKEVFDEQVAFNMLGRFGEGSSISLKNIEARIAAHFEAIVGKSVPVPSLMLVQAPTFHAHTFSVYIQFDGEIKASALATALAGEHVTIVDPAEDGPSNVNAAGQGNVLVSVRRDARNANGFWIWAAADNLKIAAISAVECAATLSTMRPLGKVQ
- the tsaB gene encoding tRNA (adenosine(37)-N6)-threonylcarbamoyltransferase complex dimerization subunit type 1 TsaB, which translates into the protein MLLLALDTSGRQGGVTLARGAGGQVEIIESASIQGGTFSAELVPQISDILRRYQLTPQQLQGLVAVTGPGSFTGLRVGLTAVKALAEALTIPIAAVTSLELLLEVTGIEMGAMAVLDAGRGELYVAVWNGTREEMLLSLDEALALARSHNLRVLAAETNIAAKFDQAILATYCSTEVAARIGYSKLLGGETIDVLVLDANYIRRSEAEYMQKMRK